The following coding sequences lie in one Cygnus olor isolate bCygOlo1 chromosome 8, bCygOlo1.pri.v2, whole genome shotgun sequence genomic window:
- the MMACHC gene encoding cyanocobalamin reductase / alkylcobalamin dealkylase — MEGRVAERLRGALGPFGFEVHAFKVGWYNAVLQPAFHLPYPDDTLAFVVLSTPSMFDKALKPFVNKERLKIIRDPVDQCVSHHLSGVKEKFPDQKVDIIFDYEILPSRKPKFLAQTAAHVAGAAYYYQRKDVKLDPWGKKKIYGVCIHPKYGGWFAIRGLLLFPDIQVPFLQQSAPVDCVSTEEERTELLEQFNFHWQDGRYRDIIEVKERYSEEQKAYFATPPAERFRLLGLTHFTE; from the exons ATGGAGGGCCGCGTGGCGGAGCGGCTCCGCGGCGCGCTGGGCCCCTTCGGCTTCGAGGTGCACGCCTTCAAG GTTGGATGGTACAATGCTGTTCTCCAGCCGGCCTTTCATCTCCCCTACCCAGATGACACACTGGCCTTCGTTGTCCTCAGCACTCCTTCGATGTTTGACAAAGCCCTTAAACCTTTTGTGAACAAAGAACGGTTAAAAATAATCCGGGATCCTGTGGATCAGTGTGTTTCTCATCATTTGTCAGGTGTGAAGGAG aaattcCCTGACCAGAAAGTGGATATCATCTTTGATTATGAGATCCTGCCAAGCCGAAAGCCCAAGTTCTTGGCACAAACAGCTGCCCATGTTGCTGGAGCTGCATATTACTACCAGAGAAAGGATGTGAAGCTTGATCCTTGGGGGAAAAAG AAGATCTATGGCGTGTGTATTCATCCCAAGTATGGCGGTTGGTTTGCTATCCGAGGTCTCCTCCTGTTCCCAGATATTCAGGTCCCATTCCTGCAACAGTCTGCCCCTGTTGACTGTGTGAGCACAGAGGAGGAGAGAACTGAATTGCTGGAGCAGTTCAATTTCCACTGGCAGGACGGCCGCTACAGGGACATAATTGAAGTGAAGGAAAGGTACTCAGAGGAGCAGAAAGCCTACTTTGCCACTCCCCCAGCAGAGAGATTCAGACTGCTAGGGCTGACACATTTCACAGAGTAA